From the genome of Pygocentrus nattereri isolate fPygNat1 chromosome 25, fPygNat1.pri, whole genome shotgun sequence, one region includes:
- the LOC108436622 gene encoding CD276 antigen homolog, which translates to MLLLKLDQRCWFSCVFLLLIDKVPLSVSLQEIEAGVGDTVILPCSNSDEPLQYKLTVFWRFRYNSTVYDIIDSRASFDKQDASFRGRVESFPAEWTKGNFSIALSNVTRADTGMYSCFIPAVPANTELILTVKEDPILENRDIKRRPENVLLFSGALLGLTLLYV; encoded by the exons ATGTTGCTGTTAAAGCTAGATCAGCG ATGCTGGTTCTCCTGTGTGTTCCTGCTGCTGATAGACAAAG tgcccctctcagtgtctctgcagGAGATTGAAGCTGGTGTAGGAGACACCGTCATCTTACCGTGTTCAAACAGCGATGAGCCACTGCAATATAAACTGACTGTGTTCTGGAGATTCAGATACAACAGCACTGTGTACGACATCATCGACAGCAGAGCATCGTTTGATAAACAGGACGCGTCATTCAGAGGCAGAGTTGAAAGTTTTCCAGCTGAGTGGACAAAAGGAAACTTCTCCATCGCACTCAGCAATGTCACGAGGGCTGACACAGGGATGTACAGCTGCTTCATTCCCGCTGTCCCTGCAAACACAGAATTAATTCTGACTGTTAAAG AGGATCCAATTTTAGAAAATAGGGACATTAAAAGACGACCAGAGAACGTCCTTCTCTTTTCTGGAGCTCTTTTAGGACTGACCCTCCTGTATGTCTGA